From Methylophaga thalassica:
TGTTCGTTAACCGTATAATCATCGCCATTATTTAAAATCAGCAGAGGTTAGTAATGAATAAGAAATCTGGTCAATTTTTTATCGGTAGTATCGTCACCATATTGGCACTTTACGGTTTAGTGTTAATCATCCTGAATAACTCCCTCGAATTAGGAAAAGACGCTACAGCCCCTGCCAGTATGGAAGAAGATGCTGTTGCTGAACGCATCAAACCTGTTGCTGAAGTTAACATCGGTGAACCGCCTGCAGTACAAGCCCCAGCTGCTGAAGAAGAATCTGACACTGCCGGTGGACCCGGTCAACAAATCGTGACACAGGTTTGTGCTGCATGTCACGGTGCTGGATTAATGGGCTCGCCAAAAATCGGGAATGCTGCAGACTGGGCACCACGTATTGAAAAAGGTATGGATACTTTGCACAAACATGCTATTGAAGGTTTCAATATGATGCCGGCAAAAGGCGGTCGTGCTGACCTGAGTGACGAGGCTGTCATGGCAGCTGTTGATTATATGGTGTCACAATCAAAATAACGTTTGGCCATTAATGAATAAAAAAGCACTGTCGAGCACTGCTCGACAGTGCTTTTTCATGTATAAATACAGTAAACGAGCATCCGTTAGATAACAGGAAAATCAATGAATTTATTGACGTTCAACTTACCTTTAGTTGCTCTGATACCTTTTCTAGGCGCACCGATTGCCGCATGGGCTGCTAGGTTCAGTCGTGTCGCCTCAGCTTGGGTCGCGGGTGCTGTTACCTTTTTGTCTCTGCTGACATTAATGCCAGCTGTGAATATTCCTTTTAATAATGAAACCTTAATTCAAAGCTGGTCATGGCTACCTACGCTCGGATTAGATTTTGCATTCCGTCTTGATGGCCTCTCTTTACTGTTTAGCTTTTTGATCTTACTGATTGGCCTGCTAGTCATCTTGTATGCACGCTATTATTTATCGGCTCAGGACTCCATGGGCCGTTTTTTTGCCTATTTACTAATGTTTATGGGCTCAATGTTAGGCATTGTGCTGTCAGAAAATTTAATTCAGCTGGTCATTTTCTGGGAATTAACCTCGCTTACTTCGTTTTTATTGATTAGCTACTGGCAATACAGCCAGGATGCACGTGATGGCGCCCGAATGGCGCTGACGATCACCGGTGCCGGTGGCTTGGCTATGCTGGCTGGTGTGTTAATGATTGGCAATATGGTTGGTAGTTTTAATCTGACCGATGTCTTAGCCTCAGGCGACTTGATTCGTCAAAATGAACATTACCTGACAGCCTTGGTTTTAATTCTGTTAGGGGTCTTTACCAAATCAGCACAGTTCCCATTTCATTTCTGGTTGCCACATGCTATGGCGGCCCCCACACCTGTATCAGCCTATTTACACTCAGCCACCATGGTCAAAGCCGGTATTTTTATTCTGGCAAGACTGTTTCCAGTACTGTCAGGCACTGAAGCGTGGGGTTGGCTGGTAGGTGGTGTCGGTATGATCACCATGGTACTAGGTGCTTACACGGCCCTTTTCAAACATGATCTAAAAGGCCTTTTAGCTTATTCAACCATAAGTCATCTGGGCTTGATTACCCTGTTATTTGGCTTTAGTACCAAACTGGCGGCTGTCGCCGCGATTTTCCATATTATCAATCACGCTACCTTTAAAGCGTCATTATTCATGGTGGCAGGTATTATTGATCATGAGTGTGGCACGCGTGATATGCGTAGAGTTAACGGCTTATTAAAATATATGCCGCACACTGCCATACTGGCGATGATTGCAGCCTCTGCCATGGCAGGTGTTCCACTGTTGAACGGCTTTCTCAGTAAAGAAATGTTTTTTCAACAGGCATTAACGGCTACGGACCACCATACATTAAGCTGGGCCATCCCCATTATTGTAACCTTTGGTGCTGTGTTCTCAGTCGCTTACTCACTGCGTTTTATTCACGACGTCTTCTTTAATGGTGAACCTCAGGGATTAACTAAAACACCGCATGAGCCCCCTCGCTTTATGAGAATACCTGTCGATATTCTGGTACTGCTTTGTCTTGGGGTAGGAATGATGCCCGTATTAATCGTCGCCCCTATTTTGACTGTGGCGGTGGCAGCTAGTCTGCAAGGGGTACCGCCGGACTACAGTCTGGCCATCTGGCATGGCTTTAATATTCCGCTATTGATGAGTTTTATTGCTTTGGTTTTCGGCGCGATTGTTTATTTCTACCGTGAAAAATTATTCCGTTGGCATGATACAAACCTACCTTGTCTGGATGCGAAAACACTATTCAACCGGGTCACACATGGTTTATTAGTATCGAGCGGCAAAATAAGTCGTCTGTTTGATCGTGGTTCCTTACAAAATGCCATCAGCTGGGTATTGTTATCCGGTGTCGCTGCGACCTTATATGGCTTTTTACAATTTGATAGTCCACTGTTTGGTGACAGAAACTTACTGGATGCTAACCTGCTCACCATGATCCAAGTTGGCATTCTGGTTGTGGCGAGCATTCTAACGGCTGTGATGCACCATAACCGACTGGTAGCACTCATTATTATCGGTGTTATTGGTTTGATCGTATCTTTGGGTTTTGTGAAATTCTCAGCACCTGATTTAGCCTTAACTCAGTTATCAGTCGAAGTTGTCACCATTGTGCTTCTTTTATTGGCTCTGTTTTTCCTGCCCCAGCATAGTCCTCAGGAAAGAAGTCATAAACGCCTGACCCGTGATTTGGTTTTGTCTGTTTCTGCCGGTGTCACGGTGATGTTATTGGCCATGGCGGTAATGACGCGTGACTACAGCACCATTTCAGGCTTCTTCCTTGAGAACAGTAAACCGGGAGGCGGTGGTACGAATGTTGTCAATGTCATTCTGGTCGATTTCCGTGGCTTTGATACATTAGGTGAAATCGTGGTACTGGCGCTTGCTGGCCTGGGTATTTTTGCTTTACTGGAAAACCTGAAACTCCCAGCACCACTACGTGATATAGACGGTCGTGAATGGAGCCATGATCCCCATCCTCCCATCATGCAAACACTGACCCGATTGCTGTTCCCATTAATGTTAATGGTGGCGGTGTTTATTTTCCTGCGTGGTCATAACCTGCCAGGAGGTGGCTTTATCGCAGGCTTAATCGCTGCTGTGGCTTTGATTTCACAATACCTTGCTAACGGTATTGCCTGGACCAATGCCAGAATTAAAGTGGATATGCATAAGGTGATTGCTGTCGGATTAACCGCTGCATTTGTCACGGGTTTGGCCGCTATGTTCTTGTCTTACCCATTCCTGACCACCACCTTCACATATTTGACGTGGCCGATTGTCGGTAAATTTGAAATCGCCAGCGCCATGATCTTTGATTTGGGGGTATTCCTCGTTGTGGTCGGCGCCACTGTCCTCATTCTGGTCGAACTGGGTAAGCTCAGTCATGCATCACACAGTTTAGCTCAACAGGAGAAAAAATAGATGGAGTGGTTAGTCGCCATCGCGATAGGTGTCATGACATCATGTGGTGTCTACCTTGTGCTTCGCGCCCGTACCTTTCCACTGGTACTCGGGTTAACACTGATTTCCTATGCCGTGAATGTATTTTTATTTGTCATGGGCCGCTTACAGATTGGTGAAGCTGCCATTATTTCTGCTGAAACAACAAAATATACCGATCCACTTCCTCAGGCACTGGTATTAACCGCGATTGTGATTGCCTTTGGTATGACGGCGTTTCTTATTGTTCTGGCTTTAAAAGCACGTAGCGAATTGGGTAATGACCATGTCGATGGCATGAGTTATGTGGCTGAGGAACAAGAGAAGAAAACAGCTGGAGGCCAATCAAAATGATGATGTCTCAGCTTCCTATCCTGCTCATTCTATTACCTTTATTAGGCGGCATATTGACCTTATTTGCCCGCCCTAAAGGAATAGCCTTACAACGCCTACTCAGTTTGTTTTTTACTGCTGCCCTGCTGTTACTCAGTATTTATACGGTCTCCATTGCAAATAATAGTGACTATTCTGTTTATTTACTGGGTAACTGGACAGCACCGTTTGGCATTGTGCTGGTACTGGATAAACTATCAGCTCTAATGGTATTGCTGACGTCTATTCTGGCCGTTGTGGCCCTCGCTTATGCCATCAGCCAGGATACCGACAAGAATGGGCAACACTTTCATG
This genomic window contains:
- a CDS encoding monovalent cation/H+ antiporter subunit A, whose translation is MNLLTFNLPLVALIPFLGAPIAAWAARFSRVASAWVAGAVTFLSLLTLMPAVNIPFNNETLIQSWSWLPTLGLDFAFRLDGLSLLFSFLILLIGLLVILYARYYLSAQDSMGRFFAYLLMFMGSMLGIVLSENLIQLVIFWELTSLTSFLLISYWQYSQDARDGARMALTITGAGGLAMLAGVLMIGNMVGSFNLTDVLASGDLIRQNEHYLTALVLILLGVFTKSAQFPFHFWLPHAMAAPTPVSAYLHSATMVKAGIFILARLFPVLSGTEAWGWLVGGVGMITMVLGAYTALFKHDLKGLLAYSTISHLGLITLLFGFSTKLAAVAAIFHIINHATFKASLFMVAGIIDHECGTRDMRRVNGLLKYMPHTAILAMIAASAMAGVPLLNGFLSKEMFFQQALTATDHHTLSWAIPIIVTFGAVFSVAYSLRFIHDVFFNGEPQGLTKTPHEPPRFMRIPVDILVLLCLGVGMMPVLIVAPILTVAVAASLQGVPPDYSLAIWHGFNIPLLMSFIALVFGAIVYFYREKLFRWHDTNLPCLDAKTLFNRVTHGLLVSSGKISRLFDRGSLQNAISWVLLSGVAATLYGFLQFDSPLFGDRNLLDANLLTMIQVGILVVASILTAVMHHNRLVALIIIGVIGLIVSLGFVKFSAPDLALTQLSVEVVTIVLLLLALFFLPQHSPQERSHKRLTRDLVLSVSAGVTVMLLAMAVMTRDYSTISGFFLENSKPGGGGTNVVNVILVDFRGFDTLGEIVVLALAGLGIFALLENLKLPAPLRDIDGREWSHDPHPPIMQTLTRLLFPLMLMVAVFIFLRGHNLPGGGFIAGLIAAVALISQYLANGIAWTNARIKVDMHKVIAVGLTAAFVTGLAAMFLSYPFLTTTFTYLTWPIVGKFEIASAMIFDLGVFLVVVGATVLILVELGKLSHASHSLAQQEKK
- a CDS encoding c-type cytochrome translates to MNKKSGQFFIGSIVTILALYGLVLIILNNSLELGKDATAPASMEEDAVAERIKPVAEVNIGEPPAVQAPAAEEESDTAGGPGQQIVTQVCAACHGAGLMGSPKIGNAADWAPRIEKGMDTLHKHAIEGFNMMPAKGGRADLSDEAVMAAVDYMVSQSK
- a CDS encoding Na+/H+ antiporter subunit C, with translation MEWLVAIAIGVMTSCGVYLVLRARTFPLVLGLTLISYAVNVFLFVMGRLQIGEAAIISAETTKYTDPLPQALVLTAIVIAFGMTAFLIVLALKARSELGNDHVDGMSYVAEEQEKKTAGGQSK